Within the Triplophysa dalaica isolate WHDGS20190420 chromosome 2, ASM1584641v1, whole genome shotgun sequence genome, the region gtggagcgctccaagttttacacagctcctcatgcacctccgggaaaaataGCACCGGGGGTGGGCGTGGTTTGCACTGCGCTCCGACCCCGGGAACCACCTATCCAGCCGCGAGCGTTGCGGAGGAGGCAGTGCATACACTGCCACCCAATACTCGCGGCGAATTTGTGCTTGAGGATCCGGAAGGTATGCCACCGATGGGTGGCGAACATTCAGAAGAGCTAGTCGAATttgcagtgcgggcaagatttGTCAAAGAAAGCTGCCTCAGCGtactggacgcccagacacttgatgcagctatcgtgtccatccccctcctcggtgagggtaccgcacccaagagaacagcgggacatgccatgctggagaatgctcagtcctgaaaaggaccttttggaaaatatctttaacacctctggaaccgccgagacgcccaggggaaggtcgctgcaggttgGGACGATcggctgctctacgtcgtagatccagcAATGTAGGAGAAGAATTCGTTGAATTCGTCTTATTcatagtcatgagcgaaggctctgaagaacaaaaggtaaataaatgctgcaaattaatttcattcgccaaatttcattggccttttctatagtagtcagagttgattggttctcaaggatgaaccccatctgtcgtctcgacacaacgtcgagagaccgacagaaagggaacaacagacatttctttaaatacatcagtgcaattgttttgtctcttgaaatgcacacaagtaatgcCTTTTTGTAAGTCATGTTAGTAAAAACAACTTATATGTGCTAATTTAACCAAGCCCTAGTCCTGACTGCATCCAATTCctgtttaatttgaaaaacaagaaaacaagtaTACTTAAAAACTACTGACAgtatacttcaaagtgtactttcataAAGTATAGAATCAATAATGTGCTATTGAACTAATAAACAGTCAGTATGCATACACATTAATTTATTGTATTGCAGTACAAATGTCAAACTTAGTGGTAAACTTGCACTTGAAAGTGAGTACACTTCTACAATCTAAAAGTGGACCAATTTAGTCCCAAATATCTATAAATGTAataccatttttttttcaaattgattttgatgaaatgtattttgccaattaaaaatatatttcaagttATTTCATATGCGTCAtctcacatttttgtattgtCGCCTCTTTTTTCTGGTATGTCTGTCATTTCTGCATTTGCATTAGTGGGTAAGACAGTTAAGTTTGTCAACAGTTCATATCTCTTATGTTTCTCTGGATATGTCTCAATCGCGCCTCTCGAACCACTTTGCTCATTATTGCATTTGATGCAATAATGATTTTCTTCACCAATTTGTATCGAGACCCATCCATTTCTCTCTCCCGCTTTTTTTACTTTGCATCCTCGCTCCATCTTGAGCTCCCGTTTCAAGACAATGGAGTCATTGTGAGACATCTAACACTTAGCGCTATCGTTGACTGATAGAGAGCTACATATACTGCAGTACTTGAGCATAACCCCAGTCTACAGTCTCTTATTTGATTTGGTCTTCTGTCATGCGTTACACTTAAGTTAAGcatgtgtgtggttttgtggGGAAGCAATTCTCAGCTGAATTGCAGTTATGAGAGAGATAATCACAAGCTTAATGGTTGGTCATGTGAAGAAATCTTTCCTCTTACTTGGTTAATGTGGATGCTTGTCTTAGCTTTTGTCATGGATCAAAAAGCTTTTGCCTTTGAACATTTTTACTGCCGTGATGTATACATATATACCGcgaagaaaaaattaagagaccattcaaaaTGGTCATGTAATcagtatttctagatgtattttgCCAtagacataaagtcatccaacagcaacatGCAAGACTGGCAGCAGGAACTAATTAAACTATACTAACTATACAAACCTATTTTAGAACTTTTACTAAATTCATATACAAATGTAACTGTTGTAtatcttaaaagtgaatatgaactttttatatttgcagtatttgaggtctgaaaaaggttttgttattttgacctgtttttctagttttctgcaaataaatgcaaaagagaaacaatattttcatttgaaatttgagagaaatattgctagtagttcacagaatgaaacaaaaatgtttaattttacctaaacctaatatttaaatataatttaattgtatattgtaAGCTGCTAAGTAAAACAGCATCTactattttcatttgaaatttgagagaaatattgctagtagttcacagaatgaaacaaaaatgtttaattttacctaaacctaatatttaaatataatttaattgtatattgtaAGCTGCTAAGTAAAACAGCATCTACTAAGAGGGTCAATGCAAATGGTAAATCAGAAGAAAGACTAGAATAACTGAAGGAGGAAACACAGGAGGAGAGGGGGAGGGATTTAGACATCTAAGTAAGGCCAGTATGAAAGCAAATCATCTGAGATTTTTCATCCATCAGGAAAACACAAAGCATGATCACtgaaaagattttatttttttactaagaTTTGGATTGTCCAACTTGTCATCGGCGTCACATTTGTCTCACATAAAAACATTGATACATACCTAGGGAGTGCTGGAAAGATGTGGGACTGTATAACAGATTTCTTTGTGTACGAGACCACCAAGTCTGTGGTGGTAAAGAGTTGGACCATCGGCATCATCAACCGCCTTGCTCAACTCCTCATCATCACATATTTCGTTGGGTAAGATTTGGAGAAAGCATTTGTAGAACTTTGTGTATGCAAGTGTCACTGTGTATttggagtgtttgtgtgtttgagaacATTGTGAAACAGAATTATAGGTATACGTTTGTTTAATTGTTCTAAGAAAATGAAATGGCTGGTTGCTAGTTTTGTGTagttattttattgaaataagtaATGAGAAATGCTTGGAAACCTTCCTTATCATTTCTTGCTGAAGAtttttttgctctctctctctatctctctctgtctcttcacCCTACCTCCACTCCCTTCAGCTGGGTGTTTCTATATGAGAAGGCATATCAAGTAAGAGATACATCCATCGAATCATCAGTGATGACTAAAGTGAAAGGTTTTGGAGAATATAATAACCGGATCATGGACACGGCCGATTATGTGACACCTACTCAAGTAAATCACAACCAACTTtggcattatattttttatcataacaCAATAGTATACTTATAGACTTATAATGGCAATTTTCCTTTTTCACAATTATAATGATTTTGTTGTAATCTTTCAGTGTAATCTGTGTTGtaatcttttaatttattttaacataatgaATATAGGCTACAATAGATAAacgaaaaataaatataaaataaattgttatataacTAGCCACTAAccaggggtgcgtttcccaaaaccaACGTTAGCCATCTATGGTCGCGTGTTCCGTCGTTCCAACGATCAATAGGAAGCAGCATCGCAAAGTTGCGTGGTTGGAACTGCAGGTCTAGAGCTGTGGTTGTAAGTACCGTTCCTTGTTATTTTGACACGTAGACTTACATGCATCAAGCTTTTGATTAAAGTAAGCATgcaacatgcagtgcattccATATCCATCActggaaatataaacaaattttatttggcatcttttagtttgtcaagGAAATAAAAGTGCTGTTTTTCTTAAAAGTGCGCATATCATGTGCGTGATCAGGACCCCGTTGAACCCCTGTGCGGAATGACGTAGGAGGAcacttataaatgaattaatatcatgaaataaaacaacagagaacAAAAATAGGATAACCAAAGTAGTCCttaaatgcaatgtatgttaTTTATGCAATAATTTGACATTAATTCGATCTGAACCCATTTATTAGTAGACGTCATTAGCTCTTCCACCTGTGGGGCGTCAGATTGCCGAACCAACTTGTAGCAACTGATCTCCGGCAGAGTTACTACGGTTTCGGGAAACAGTCGTCACTACATCGTTAATTTACCCAATCTtcgttaaagtcccagtgaaataaaaagtacaatgcctattttttcatgaaatatggCAGagtttttgtaaatagtttatcaatgtgggtcattcgcgtttaaaattccatttcactctgAAAATTATAGAAACTTttggttcacggggactttaaagcCCCACTGTAATGCCATTGAACATGCAGCATTGATGTGTTGACGTAATTTCAACTGAGAAATGCAGAGAGCGTGAGACATATCGAACAACCCTGCCTCCTTTTAAAATAACCTATAGTGTTTCGTTTAAAGCACACAATCAGCCTGCCTGGCAAAGCTGGATGCAAAAGTCTGTTGGAAAGAATAGGAAGATCAGTGTTAAGAGTGATGTGTCTTGAGGCTTATTTATGTTGGTAGGTGACACTGGCGTTTGTCTTCTCCTTATCAATGCTGTGATGTCCGATATCTTCCATAGGGCTTTAACATACAACATTCTGTGTAGACTTAAAATGGGTCTAAATGGGAATTTTGTCAGCGCGTAGcttttatttctaataatagaaaaaaaaactttcattttgatttcactggAGCTTTAAGCCCCGTACTGGCATCATTATCATGATGGCCAACTTTTTAGGACATTTTCTAAAcctcatacaggtttagaagtGATATACAGAGGTggtattttaatgttataatgACATGTCAACTTATGAAAATATCATTACAAGTCCGGTAGAACAGCACTTCGATATACCACTGCAGATCAGTCTGCACAGTGCGGGGTGAAGTGACCGCACTTGTTGTACCGTTGTTATTTGGGACAGGAGCTACCAGTTTTATTGTTCTGTACTTCATATGGCACCCGAGAATTATGCAATGGATActtatgtttgtaatgcattaatTTGGCATGACGTAAAAGCAACtgcttatgtatatttatttatttgtatacactATACTAAATGTACATAATGTGTAGGGACAGACATGGCTGTAGGGACAATGCTTTGCGCCGGCTGGATCGCCTTTAGATGGTCCACGAAACCCAACGGTTTCTCAGCGGGTCCTAGGGGTTCATCGAGGCAGCTATTAAAAATTACTTTTAGTTCGGCCTCATTGAAACCTGAGGAGCGTGCTGTAGTCAGAAAGTCCATAGCTAAGTCTTTAAGGGGCGTCCCTCTCTGTGTGTAGCCGAGCATTATGTGGGCCTGGTGGCTTCTGAACTTTATACTCGGCAGtagctgcctgctgggttctatTTGGTTGGATCATTCGTTCACGGTTGTGGTGtgggagaacccaagtgcagggcAGCTTTAACAAAAAAGACTTTATCAATAAACAAACGGCCTACGATGAGGAAAAACAGGACAAGAAACTAAAACCAAAAACTCCCCTCAAGGGGGACAAAACCAAACAAGGTctccagaaaaataaatattaagtcCAAGGCAAACAAGTGGAACAAGGTAATCCAACGGGTAATCACACGGGCAGGAACACCACATCGATAGGACACGGGCTACAAGAAGGAATGATCCGACAAGTGGTTAGGGAAACAGAGACAGTAAATATGGGAACAGTAACAAGGGTAGATTGCAAAGGGACGGAGACAGGCAGGTGACAAGGCTCAACACTAATGGGAAACTGGTGGGAAGATGATGGGAAAGGTTagggagatgaaacactaatgggacactaacggagaaacaaggtgGCGGAGCTAAACGAAAGGGACGACGCTTGCCGAAATGTCAAAACATACCGACACATGTCTCCAAACAAGACataacacacacaagacatgatactgtCACGACCCTGTCTGGGCAATCGTGGCTTAATGGtaagagagtcggactcgtgaccagaaggttgccggttcgatcctcagggccgattgaggtgcccttgagtAGGGATACCCTTACTTGCCTCCCCGggtgctgcagtgatagctgcccactgctctgggtgtgcTTGTGCATgtgttcatcacttgctgtgcgtgtgttcatcacctgctgtgcgtgtgttcatcACATCCTGTGCATGTGTTCACTACtaactggatgggttaaaagcagaggtcacaacTCACAACTCCTGATACAAGTAAGAAAATGCACTGCATTCTTGAATAGCTGGactaatgaaaaataaataagcactaaTGTGAATTAAGAACTAAGTAATTTTGAATTTTATCTAAacataaatttaaaaatgtatccgtAATGTTTACGTATTTGTCTGACATCCACGACACTCCTCCCATCCGTTCTCTGTTTGGGCGTTCCCATGGATTCCTGGGTAGGTAAATTCAGTGTAGATCGCATCGAGGCACAAAGAGGCTCTCGAGCAGACTTCTAAGCGTAAAAAGGCAAATGGGACAGGGCAACTTCTGTGTGTGCACGTATTTACGTATATGCACTTATGTCCACCAGGGGGCATCAGTGTTCTGCATCATCACAAAGCTCATCACAACAGAGAAGCAAACGCAGGGGCGCTGTCCCGAGGTGATACATACATTACCCcttttcattaaatatgttttactatTAACTAGCATCTGTGTTTCATAGATGACTGTTTGTGTATTTCTCTGCAGACAGACAAAAAATCCATATGTATTCACGATGCTAACTGTACTGAGTCAAAACCTGCTAGCAACGGTGAGATATTTCTTCTAATTTGTCTCTTTTGTGCTCTTTGTTTCTATGAGAAGTCTAATAAATTGTCCATATACACTTTTATTATCCTTATATGTTATAAGTTACACAGTAAATTAACATTTAGACCTTAAAATATCCAAAGATCAagaattgaacccatgaccttgatgtTCCCAGTGTTTCTGTTTGAGCTGTGTATCTGCTAGTCAAGTTATTTGGCTTGAATCATCAAAGGTGAATTTATACAAGGTtccagaaggacagcgacgatatgttaaaattgaatttaattgGTTGTGTTTCAGTAGCTGCCGGTGActggtagagcattgcattagcaaCACAAAGGTCCTGGGTTCGATTCCCAAGGAACATGATAATATGTacttaaatgcactgtaaatcacttttgattaaagcgtctgccaaaagcaTGAATGTTAATGTAACATCAGTGTCTGTCTATCACGCTGCAAGGCTTGCTGACTGGACGATGTGTTGAgtttaattcttcaaaaaaaaccTGTGAGATCAAAGGATGGTGTCCTGCAGAGATAGATGATGTGCAACAGTGAGTCCACTTCTGATGATTGAAATAGAGATGTAGATGTGTTTATAGACGAATAgaaaagtgatttaaaaaaaatctttcgcAGGGACCCCATGATGGAGGTGGAGAACTTCACCATTTTCATCAAGAACAGCATTCGCTTCCCCCGTTTCAACTTCACAAAGTAATGGCACACAAATGCAGACATAAAACCATCATTACCAGCATGTCATATAGAGAACCGTAATGATATTATATGATTCATATTAAGAGCCTATAAATTCTTATCTACAAACATTTATGATTGCTacatattttagaaaaagtacTTATggtaatatttgtactttttagtTCATAGTTCTTTCTCTTCTTCCAACAGGGGAAACTTTTTGCCCTCCATCAATAGTTCTTACATGAAGAAGTGTAAATTTGACTTTCAGAGGAACATGTATTGTCCGATATTCAAAGTTGGAGATGTAATCCGATTTGCTCAACAAAACTTCACCACTCTTGCTGATAAAGTGAGAACTCTCACTTTTTCGTTATTTTTAGCATGCACTTTACTCAAAAGCCATTCGATTTcattatctctctcactcttttttttctcaggGGGGAGTAATAGGAATAAAAATAGCATGGCTGTGTGATTTAGATAAGGCAGACGATGAATGCAAACCCACCTATTCATTCACTCGCCTGGACGCCATGTCAGAGAAGTCCAGTGTCTCACCTGGATACAACTTCAGGTTCTTGAAACCGTTCCTTTCACATTTTAACCTTAGAGTGAAGTTGGCAGAACTCTGATGTGATTTTAATGGAATAATTTCATAAACGCATTCaaatattaatgaaacaaaGCAAGTTCTTGATGTTCAAAGTttctatatattaaaaaaacgtattaCTTAAAGTTGAAATTGGCTGGATACCTTAATAATATGTATTGAAACTGTATCTGATAGATGATCAAAATCATTGTCTCTAGGTATGCAAAGTATTTTAAGATGGAGAACGGGACCGAGTATCGAACATTGCTGAAAGCCTATGCCATCAGATTCGATGTGCTGGTTAATGGAGATGTaagtaaatatgtatttttgtgagTTGATATGTTTTTCATAAATGCAGATCAGTGCATTTAATGCCTCAATACATTTCTGTTTCTCCTTTACAGGCAGGACAATTTAACATGATCCCAACTCTTATCAACATGGTTGCTGCCTTCACTTCTGTTGGTGTGGTATGTGTCTCCATTGATTCTGAATCATATATTTTATCactatatgtttttttcaacaacattttgaatgttagtgtgggaaaaaaactgtaatatctATGTTTACATTACATAAGGTATAGAATATATGTAGAGATGACGTTAAAGCACTGAAATGTGAACTTGTGAGAAGTGAGAATGCTGCCAGACTGCTGCACATCTTCAGGAACAATCGTTTGCTATTGACTTTTAATTACTTCCATAATGCAGATGCTTTACAGAAGTCAGGCTATGTTTCAGAGAGCTGCATGCGATTTTTGTATACAATGGCTTGCTGGCcttcatacttttttgtagatcattaaataaaacactatAATTACTACATTCaatttttaaacagttattttttatcattataaaaatgtgtaattacttgaaaacatgtttactgatgaatatatttgtaaatatttcatgtttatcaaCATTAAATTGTAACACTACATAAGCCTCCTTAACTGAATAGCTgcagatttaaaaaagaaaccatAAACTTAAGCAGAGcaaaattttttttacaatacattCCTTATTGTTTTAGGGCACAGTGCTCTGTGACATCATTCTGCTGCACTTCCTTAAAGGAGCCGATCTGTACAAGGCCAGAAAATTTGAAGAGGTTTGTTTGTAAACCCGTCACCAGCAACAAGATGTCACTGtaaatctttattaaaaaaatcaatcttGCTCTTTTTTCTAGGTATCAGATTCAACTATTGAAGAGAGCTACTCATTATACAGGAGCAGAGATCACAgccagctgtcaatcaaaccgGACGAGAAGTTCTCAACTGATTCTGGAGCATTTTCCATGGGACAATATAGTTAACCTGTCTACTTATCCACAAAATAAATCTACAGAACAATCTATACCAACTAGTTTGATACATAAATACTTTGATAGTTTACATTCTTAAATCCACTTCTAAGttgattgtttatttgttaattttcaagcataattattttatccaaGATAAGTAAGAGATAATGTACATCCATATggttatatttcaatataaactCAGGCTGGTTAGGTTAGGATTAGGACCATAAAATGTTTTGAGCATAAAGGATATtttatcaaaaaacatgtcctCTATTTTTACTGTCTTacaacatcatttttgtttactgattgtttaagaaaaaattgaaacatCTCGGTATACAAACCTGTCAGAATCATATCAAAAGGCGCAATTTTGCTATTTGTTATTTGCATGgtctacaaaaaaaatgcagttcAGGAATGTTTGCTAACATGTCAGTTTTGTACACACCCAAATGCCATCAACCCTGTTTTTTTTGTGTCgatgtttgtttttgaatgtaaagttaTTGAAAAGAGCAGAGACATGAACGTTTCATATTCTGTATCAAATGTAGACTCACTCATGTGTGAATAACATCATATATTTGCATgaatttttaaagcaaaataccCACATTGTATATAGGGTCATTACGTCCTTTtgtcacatacagtaaatattgcTGCAGGAGGCTCAGgataatgaaaattatttcatgtacaataattgttatttatatCATAATGCGTATTACTTTTTGATTCTGGCATGACAATCTAGATTCAATGCAGCCCATCAGCTATTAAATTTATAACAAAGGCTTTGCAATCCGCCGAATAAAGTGTGGGTCTTAAAtattatatgataaataaaagtgctttttcACATTAAACCTGAGAACCCATTTATGATTGATgtgaattacatttattcaatctAAAGGCAAGTCAGAAGTCAGAATGCAGGCATGGCAATATCAATTAATACTTAATTAATCCAAATCTGATCATGAATTCAAAACTTCTAAAACTGgtaaaatgagacaaaaaaattaaaagctgATGTATGTAAACTTTGACTCTGGTTTGGTCACCCCATTAGAGGACTTATTAgaggttttattatttatttttgctgtcaTGTAGTTGCcattatgtaaaatattaagtttGTAAATGGCTAATCCCCTATATGAACCTAATTGACTTTGTTTTTCAAGAGTTGATGTGTGTGACTggacttgtttattgtttaatactgttgtatgaggtctagttatgacgttcacaaggtttttacattcaaaaacatcacaatcaataagtaataggctattttctacagaagttttgaggccagctctatAAACGCTCAGTTGTAATAGGCCTGCGGCATTGAAGACATTTGGAAGTGAAGCGCCCACCGCTTTGATTAGATatcagtttgcgtagttggagccttttgtgaatttggttagagacgtaatgTTAGGTTAAACATTAGCActattcacagttttcgcacagTATTAGTATTATCTgcagacctcctgtgatttataaattacctcccTACATCAGTCATTTCATGTGATGCATTTACttaaatttactgacttatttcctaGATGTGAttgcaaggctttgcgtatagtttgtatagcctatagttgtgtTGCGTTTAGTGATATATGactgtacctgtcagcatttgagacccgtgattgCGAACTGGACAAAAGATCACCATGATCgcaggtctcaaatgttacgagagtaacataataaataaacaaacagactcccgggagcttatggatatcacccgaAATAAAACCAAGACACTTCAAAccgcctccattattcgcaaactttggataaaaccttgaaaatgatatataaacccacaaatcacagagatgcaagtaatacaaatgacaagaagtacccaggtaatactaatctcgtgcgaatagtgctcagggcacatcaagcgatctctaataAAGCAATAGTGACGTATGGTACAGAAATGTTGATATTATCTCCCAAAAGATTGCTGCACccttcctatcggatccaatattgacggctCAGCACTggtattttaattttagtctctgtcgacctgtgccttgtttacgaaggaatcctcagagaaatgaaacgaacaaatgcacaatatttaacggcatgttttttattgcttgctcgctctatctggttccgcgccatTTGTGGTTCTTCAGTTCTGTCATGCGCGAAAAAGTGGACGGGGCTAGAGAAGAAGTCCTTGATATTTTCcggtggaggcggtgttcaacctatcaatgttgtcatagataggtgcattccagaacctgtcATTCGCTGGgcatggtgtcaataacagatggaAACTCAGTAACAAGGACGTTTCAGTTCTGATACTTATACAATGTTCgggtgaatacgattccctcttatatgacaaaagcttgggttaaaattgtgattttaattaatCCCTTCTTTAAAGAGAATTGGAAAAACAAGGAGCTGTAAAGTTAAATGTTAGACCACTAAAGAGTGACTGATATAGGGACAAATGTAAATTCATCtgtataaaaaagttatttttaataaaaatttttttaaaataaaaccccTTCGTGAGGAAAGGGGAGGAGTTCATGAAAAAAAGTGACACAAGACAAACTAAGAATTATTGTGAGATGACAGAAAACGTGATAAGTCAATTTCTGCATCAAATTCAAACCTGCAAAAAAGGCTTGTTTAAATCAGCAACAGCGAAATGTGTCCTCGTCACCAATAATATTAGAACTAAAGCTACACCACTAAACGTTCAAAACAACATGCTAAGCAATACAcaagtgtctttttttttgaaaaacaatacacagtggtttacaaaaacacattagaaaTCATATATTTAACACATCTGCTtgctttatacagtatgtactaacattattattaatttacattttcgtttaaattcattgtttgtttacattgttaacattgatttaatacagtaaatatttgttgttgcattaaacattgtattaaaaacTTGTATTGCTGTTAAAATATTAACCTTCTCTTCTATACCCACGTTCTCTCTTCTAACACCTACAACCCATCTCCACTATAAACATTTGGAGTACAGCACAATACAGAACCAACGAGTATTAAATCTCATTATGGATAGCATTACTGTACATAACCACCACACTGCTCAATTatcttttaatttgatttacGACCTCTTCTCCGTTTCATGTGCGTAAGTATAAATTTGTGGTTGTTGAGATAAAGAGCTTGTGGTTGTAACAAAAGCAGGCCAATTTAAccatggcaaaaaaaaaactttcccgGCAAGCCTAACAGACAGCCTCAAAACGCTGGTTAATGGCGAAGTCCATGAAAGTTATTCAGTGATATAACTGGAGGGCTTCTGCGTGTGGCATAACATATATCGTATATATTGTAAACAtgacattatttattgttaatcaTCTAAAGAAAACAGACTGATCCTTGTAACCTAAAATTTAGATATGTGCATATACCTGTACAGACTTACGGTGTTTCTTTAGCTTAATTGGTAGAACATTGCTGCAAAAAGGTCAAAGGTCTGAACCCCAGAGAGGACACGCGTGCAGATAAAATGTATCTTGAATAAGTTGTTTTGGATACAAATGTCTGCAAAAGGCGTACATGCTTAATATGTACTAACATTACTTACTTACTGtggatttatatttatctaatttattgcCAAACGTTTGTTaaaagataaattaatattaaacattaacaagtctttatctttacagaaaaaatgataaaataacagcctcatgcaaagcattctgggaaccataaatttatattttcatgttttcatttaaaaatggatttttggtccccagaatgctttgcatggggctgttttttttttcctttggtgataagacttgttaatgtttaatgatcatttatctttgaacaaactgttgtcagttatttacataaatgtaaatctacagttaGTTTCTGACAAACTGCtgtaatactgtaatttctacTAACATTTTTTAAGGTATAGGACTACTGGCAGAAATATGTCTATTTGGCAAGTATTTGTACTCAATCTTTAAAAACTATAATGAAGTTATTCTGAGGGCTTGTAGTTGAATTTACTGTAACGATTGTGTAGCCTTAACACAGGGACAATTTTAAGAGtgttaaaaagcaaaaatgttctATTAAAAGTTT harbors:
- the LOC130408971 gene encoding P2X purinoceptor 3-like → MWDCITDFFVYETTKSVVVKSWTIGIINRLAQLLIITYFVGWVFLYEKAYQVRDTSIESSVMTKVKGFGEYNNRIMDTADYVTPTQGASVFCIITKLITTEKQTQGRCPETDKKSICIHDANCTESKPASNGLLTGRCVEFNSSKKTCEIKGWCPAEIDDVQQDPMMEVENFTIFIKNSIRFPRFNFTKGNFLPSINSSYMKKCKFDFQRNMYCPIFKVGDVIRFAQQNFTTLADKGGVIGIKIAWLCDLDKADDECKPTYSFTRLDAMSEKSSVSPGYNFRYAKYFKMENGTEYRTLLKAYAIRFDVLVNGDAGQFNMIPTLINMVAAFTSVGVGTVLCDIILLHFLKGADLYKARKFEEVSDSTIEESYSLYRSRDHSQLSIKPDEKFSTDSGAFSMGQYS